Proteins from a single region of Hordeum vulgare subsp. vulgare chromosome 6H, MorexV3_pseudomolecules_assembly, whole genome shotgun sequence:
- the LOC123402499 gene encoding uncharacterized protein LOC123402499, whose protein sequence is MVAICIVQVKSNRRSLLQRVKDFDDTVKQVLHLLHMRDSDGTAEGKTEVFFFAGWRGEGLVASAVLRALAERLKSERTDSGMTRHFEKIIHVDCSLWKNRRTMQRAIAEALNLHHLMYTFDARDEEDDFRGVDDNSRAVINSVGSAINRCLINKRFLMIFHYGGDENIDLTESGVPFFGEGKLLWTKHGRFQFSRKELKVMSSSVNIRMYITPDQGIYIRPQVRALLHKEAAEVMGYTSMDEIKPSIVVDCFLYSLLLTKEVRGKSISVDYGWATHACNYWICDGILDGIVRAWEVGNALCGVIPPLGYFPDETAVLVSWLDRNKKPYEGWNSITSNKQAAQNISVVHVNATSYFLTFEGDNYVLLPRMIELMTNLRELNTKGVSWRTISHAWKKLQNLHKLRLTEFSDVITVDNCSAIDMMNLELLDFSGNTHMESLPEMSSARSLKVLVVDGCSNLKHVSLEGVPSQLESFSFDGYGPAENWGHPIQLPRKESRPKSCVEPMEEAKVSRISLEGCARLHSIFLRALFNLKELDMSGTAIKTIDLGAMDVPRLKKLFLQGCEQLHSLVWDGLNPTLEVLHVDTNRGMTRSGFCCGEQRSVDFEACICFTDGRFLWLPIKALYARIRREDSRHTRRIFLSPREYAFSSGYSKVHLHISSSITKSIGEIPPSQEDHIPMVPFLHYKDVVVRAKDITCLSLVSDCQQLHPLDCHIEIGKGSHDLETMLMDSGSFSWCVRSMHVHDNSSVTTIPHTSADWGNLKWCRAERCPKMLALFTSGLQHFRSLRTLSASDLRMAYCILGRGLNNIGKYIFEALQYIYLHNCPRLVFVIPISTFTLPSLETLHIAYCSKLQHVFPLDDKHSEEIASGVTFNNLKHIKLYHLHSLEQICEARLTAPSLETISLRDCWGLRRLPAIGSKLPMVDCENDWWERLEWDGLEANHDPSLFQTRHSNYYKKTLPRVSVLR, encoded by the exons ATGGTAGCAATATGTATTGTGCAAGTCAAATCTAACCGTCGTTCTTTACTACAGCGCGTAAAGGATTTTGATGACACCGTCAAACAAGTGCTTCATCTGCTTcatatgcgtgatagtgatggtaCCGCAGAAGGCAAAACTGAAGTATTCTTCTTTGCTGGCTGGCGCGGCGAGGGACTGGTAGCATCTGCTGTTCTTAGAGCTCTAGCCGAACGCCTAAAATCTGAAAGAACCGATTCTGGCATGACAAGGCATTTTGAGAAAATTATCCACGTCGATTGCTCTTTGTGGAAAAacagaaggacgatgcagagggcaATTGCAGAGGCATTAAACCTTCACCACTTAATGTACACATTTGATGCGAGGGATGAAGAAGATGATTTCAGAGGGGTAGATGACAACTCTAGAGCAGTAATAAATAGCGTCGGAAGTGCGATCAACCGGTGCCTAATAAACAAAAGATTCCTGATGATTTTTCACTATGGAGGAGATGAAAATATTGATCTCACAGAGTCAGGCGTTCCTTTTTTTGGTGAAGGTAAGTTGTTATGGACCAAGCATGGAAGATTTCAGTTCTCACGGAAAGAACTGAAGGTGATGTCCAGTTCTGTTAATATACGTATGTATATCACTCCCGACCAAGGCATATATATTAGGCCACAAGTGCGTGCTTTATTGCACAAAGAAGCTGCTGAAGTGATGGGTTACACCAGCATGGATGAAATCAAGCCATCAATAGTTGTGGATTGCTTTTTGTACTCACTGCTCCTGACAAAAGAAGTACGTGGAAAGTCTATCAGTGTTGACTATGGTTGGGCTACTCATGCTTGCAACTACTGGATATGTGATGGAATACTTGATGGAATAGTCAGAGCTTGGGAGGTTGGCAATGCGTTGTGTGGAGTGATACCACCGCTGGGATATTTTCCAGATGAAACAGCAGTTCTGGTAAGTTGGTTGGACAGAAACAAAAAACCCTACGAAGGCTGGAATTCAATCACCTCAAACAAACAAGCAGCACAGAATATCTCTGTTGTCCATGTTAATGCAACATCCTATTTTCTAACATTTGAGGGTGACA ACTATGTCTTGTTGCCACGGATGATTGAACTGATGACCAATCTCAGGGAGCTAAATACAAAGGGAGTATCATGGAGGACTATAAGCCATGCCTGGAAAAAGCTACAGAATCTGCACAAGCTCCGGTTAACTGAATTTTCAGATGTGATAACAGTGGACAATTGCTCTGCCATAGACATGATGAACCTCGAGCTCCTTGACTTTTCTGGGAACACTCACATGGAATCATTGCCTGAAATGTCATCAGCAAGAAGCCTCAAGGTGCTTGTTGTTGATGGTTGTTCCAACTTGAAACATGTTTCATTGGAAGGAGTTCCTTCACAACTCGAGAGTTTTAGCTTTGATGGTTATGGCCCAGCAGAGAATTGGGGTCATCCCATACAACTGCCAAGAAAGGAATCCCGCCCGAAGTCTTGCGTGGAACCAATGGAAGAAGCCAAGGTATCAAGGATCTCCTTAGAGGGTTGCGCTCGATTGCATAGCATATTCTTGCGTGCATTGTTCAACCTGAAGGAGTTGGACATGTCAGGTACGGCCATCAAAACAATTGATCTCGGTGCAATGGATGTCCCACGGCTCAAGAAGCTATTCCTACAGGGTTGTGAGCAACTCCATAGTTTAGTCTGGGATGGACTAAACCCGACATTGGAAGTGCTACATGTAGACACTAATCGGGGGATGACGAGATCAGGGTTCTGCTGTGGAGAACAGAGGTCCGTTGACTTTGAGGCATGTATTTGTTTTACAGATGGACGGTTTCTTTGGTTGCCCATAAAAGCACTATATGCCCGAATCAGGAGGGAAGATTCCAGACATACAAGGAGAATCTTTCTTTCTCCAAGAGAATATGCTTTTTCCTCCGGTTACTCGAAAGTGCACCTCCATATATCTTCTTCAATCACTAAAAGTATAGGGGAGATCCCCCCAAGCCAGGAGGATCATATTCCAATGGTGCCATTTCTACATTACAAGGATGTCGTCGTCCGTGCAAAGGATATAACATGTTTGTCCTTGGTGTCGGACTGCCAACAGCTTCATCCTTTGGACTGCCATATCGAGATTGGAAAAGGAAGCCATGATTTAGAGACTATGCTGATGGACTCAGGTTCTTTCTCTTGGTGTGTACGATCAATGCATGTGCATGACAATTCCTCGGTCACAACTATCCCGCACACTTCAGCAGACTGGGGTAATTTAAAATGGTGTCGTGCAGAGAGGTGCCCCAAAATGTTGGCTCTCTTTACTTCAGGACTTCAGCACTTCCGTTCTTTAAGGACACTTTCGGCGTCTGATCTCCGGATGGCCTATTGCATCTTGGGTAGAGGCCTCAATAATATCGGGAAATATATCTTCGAAGCACTACAGTATATATACCTACACAATTGCCCCAGGTTGGTATTCGTCATCCCCATTTCGACCTTCACCTTGCCAAGCTTGGAGACTCTCCACATAGCATACTGCAGTAAGCTGCAACATGTTTTCCCATTGGATGACAAGCATTCCGAAGAAATAGCATCTGGTGTCACATTCAATAACCTGAAGCACATCAAGCTGTACCATCTCCACAGTCTAGAGCAGATATGTGAGGCCAGACTGACCGCGCCGTCGTTGGAAACCATCAGCCTCAGGGACTGTTGGGGCCTCAGGCGGCTTCCCGCTATAGGCTCTAAGCTACCAATGGTGGACTGCGAGAATGACTGGTGGGAGAGGCTGGAGTGGGATGGCTTGGAGGCCAACCATGACCCGTCGCTCTTCCAAACACGCCACTCGAATTACTACAAGAAGACCCTCCCGAGGGTCTCCGTTCTGAG GTAA